The proteins below come from a single Marinobacter bohaiensis genomic window:
- a CDS encoding putative bifunctional diguanylate cyclase/phosphodiesterase: protein MIDLDDPWSTTTIRLLILTPELQDYLWYAHLLRQNPELRVELTWCPELADCEDLISHTQFDVVLWDSVMFVTSQTVFLQYLAVAGDERPVVALGAEPEAIGLPPARVNGATDYLCKGRLDPWNLGRALMCALYRHRAMAVTHGELGREVASGFINRDLFFDRMQQAILRAERHDHRLALLHVNLDEFRSVNDSLGFQAGDQLILKLAERLRRVLRRVDSLMRIGGDEFAIIIERVENSLDVTQVIRKLVSALNEPVVVDGKSVMLSASVGIATYPEAGNTPEILLRQANRAMFEAKRDAGTSYRFYNQQLHITVGRQLTLEADLRNALRGKQLELYYQPRIDLITEEVRGVECLLRWNHPERGLVGPDEFIPAAERSGLIVPIGYWVLEQACERLREASSLGYPGMVFAVNLSFRQFHDRKMTETIFRIIYNASIDTSLLELELTESAMMHDPDYAQRCLRELNQLGISFALDDFGTGFSSLSNLQHLPISLVKIDKSFVQRLGESGDAEHIIRAIISLAHSLQMSVVAEGVETAGQLDFLRQQHCDEVQGYYYARPMPWSDLVTFLESRNRRIGGDVGSDA, encoded by the coding sequence CCAGTTCGATGTGGTGCTGTGGGACAGCGTCATGTTCGTCACCTCGCAGACGGTGTTTCTGCAGTACCTCGCCGTGGCTGGCGACGAGCGTCCGGTGGTGGCCCTGGGGGCCGAGCCGGAGGCGATCGGCCTGCCGCCGGCGCGGGTCAACGGCGCCACCGACTACCTCTGCAAGGGCCGGCTGGATCCCTGGAACCTGGGGCGGGCCCTGATGTGCGCCCTGTACCGGCATCGGGCCATGGCGGTCACCCACGGCGAGCTGGGGCGCGAGGTGGCCAGCGGCTTCATCAATCGCGACCTGTTCTTCGATCGCATGCAACAGGCCATCCTGCGCGCCGAGCGCCATGACCACCGCCTGGCCCTGCTGCACGTCAACCTGGACGAGTTCCGGTCGGTCAACGACAGCCTGGGCTTTCAGGCCGGCGACCAGCTGATTCTCAAGCTGGCCGAACGGTTGCGCCGGGTGCTGCGTCGGGTGGATTCGCTGATGCGCATCGGCGGCGACGAGTTCGCCATCATCATTGAGCGGGTGGAGAACTCCCTCGATGTCACCCAGGTGATCCGCAAGCTGGTGTCCGCCCTCAACGAGCCGGTGGTGGTGGACGGCAAGAGCGTGATGCTCAGCGCCAGCGTCGGCATCGCCACCTACCCGGAAGCCGGCAACACGCCGGAGATACTGCTGCGCCAGGCCAATCGCGCGATGTTCGAGGCCAAGCGCGACGCCGGTACCAGCTACCGCTTCTACAACCAGCAACTGCACATCACCGTCGGGCGCCAGTTGACCCTGGAAGCGGACCTGCGCAATGCCTTGCGCGGCAAACAGTTGGAACTCTATTACCAGCCGCGCATCGACCTGATCACCGAGGAAGTGCGCGGCGTTGAGTGCCTGTTGCGTTGGAATCATCCCGAGCGGGGCCTGGTCGGCCCGGACGAATTCATCCCCGCCGCCGAGCGCAGCGGGCTGATTGTCCCCATCGGCTACTGGGTGCTGGAGCAGGCCTGCGAGCGCCTGCGCGAGGCTTCGTCGCTGGGGTATCCGGGCATGGTGTTCGCGGTGAACCTGTCGTTCCGGCAGTTCCACGACCGCAAGATGACCGAGACCATCTTCCGCATCATCTACAACGCCAGCATCGACACCAGCCTGCTGGAGCTGGAACTGACCGAAAGCGCCATGATGCACGATCCGGACTACGCCCAGCGCTGCCTGCGCGAGCTCAACCAGCTGGGCATCAGCTTCGCGCTGGACGACTTCGGCACCGGCTTCTCCTCGCTGAGCAATCTGCAGCACCTGCCCATCTCCCTGGTCAAGATCGACAAGTCCTTCGTCCAGCGCCTGGGGGAGAGCGGCGACGCCGAACACATCATCCGCGCCATCATCAGCCTGGCCCACAGCCTGCAGATGAGCGTGGTGGCCGAGGGCGTGGAAACCGCCGGCCAGCTCGACTTCCTGCGCCAGCAACACTGCGATGAGGTGCAGGGCTACTACTACGCGCGCCCCATGCCCTGGTCGGACCTGGTGACCTTCCTGGAATCCCGCAACCGCCGCATTGGGGGCGACGTGGGCAGCGACGCCTGA